Proteins from a single region of Streptococcus oralis:
- the malQ gene encoding 4-alpha-glucanotransferase: MKKRQSGVLMHISSLPGAYGIGSFGQTAYDFVDFLVRTKQRYWQILPLGTTSYGDSPYQSFSAFAGNTHFIDLDILVEQGLLEASDLKGVDFGSDASEVDYAKIYYARRPLLEKAVKRFLEVGDVKDFEKFAKDNQSWLELFAEYMAIKEHFNNLAWTEWPDADARARKVSALESYREKLADKLVYHRVTQYFFFQQWLKLKAYANDNHIEIVGDMPIYVAEDSSDMWANPHLFKTDANGKATCIAGCPPDEFSATGQLWGNPIYDWEAMDKDGYKWWIERLRESFKIYDIVRIDHFRGFESYWEIPAGSDTAAPGKWVKGPGYKLFAAVKEELGELNIIAEDLGFMTDEVIELRERTGFPGMKILQFAFNPEDESIDSPHLAPANSVMYTGTHDNNTVLGWYRNEIDDPTREYMARYTNRKEYETVPHAMLRTVFSSVSFMAIATMQDLLELDESARMNFPSTLGGNWSWRMTADQLTPAVEETLLDLTTIYRRINENLVELKK; this comes from the coding sequence ATGAAAAAACGTCAAAGTGGTGTGTTGATGCACATCTCTTCTCTGCCAGGAGCATACGGGATTGGATCATTTGGCCAGACTGCCTATGATTTCGTTGATTTCTTGGTTCGTACGAAGCAACGTTACTGGCAAATCCTCCCTCTTGGGACAACAAGCTATGGAGATTCTCCATACCAATCATTCTCGGCCTTTGCTGGAAATACGCATTTTATCGACCTTGATATCTTGGTAGAGCAAGGCTTGCTCGAAGCCAGTGATCTTAAAGGTGTTGACTTTGGTAGCGATGCATCTGAAGTTGACTATGCGAAGATTTATTATGCACGTCGTCCACTTTTAGAAAAAGCAGTGAAACGCTTCTTGGAAGTGGGTGATGTCAAAGATTTTGAGAAGTTTGCTAAAGACAACCAATCATGGCTTGAACTCTTCGCAGAGTATATGGCTATCAAAGAGCATTTTAACAATCTTGCTTGGACAGAATGGCCAGACGCAGATGCTCGTGCTCGTAAAGTTTCGGCGCTTGAAAGCTACCGTGAGAAATTGGCAGACAAGTTGGTTTACCATCGTGTGACTCAATACTTTTTCTTCCAACAATGGTTGAAATTGAAAGCTTACGCTAACGATAACCACATCGAAATCGTTGGAGACATGCCTATCTATGTAGCGGAAGATTCAAGCGACATGTGGGCAAATCCACACCTCTTCAAGACAGATGCCAATGGTAAAGCAACTTGCATCGCAGGATGCCCACCAGATGAGTTTTCTGCCACTGGTCAGCTTTGGGGGAACCCAATCTATGACTGGGAAGCGATGGACAAAGACGGGTACAAATGGTGGATTGAACGCTTGCGCGAAAGCTTCAAAATCTACGATATCGTTCGTATCGACCACTTCCGCGGTTTCGAATCTTACTGGGAAATTCCTGCTGGTTCCGATACAGCAGCACCTGGTAAATGGGTGAAAGGTCCAGGCTACAAACTCTTCGCAGCCGTTAAGGAAGAGCTTGGTGAGCTAAACATCATCGCAGAAGACCTCGGTTTCATGACAGATGAAGTCATCGAGTTGCGTGAGCGTACTGGCTTCCCAGGGATGAAGATTCTTCAATTCGCCTTCAACCCAGAAGACGAAAGTATTGATAGCCCACACTTGGCACCTGCCAACTCTGTTATGTACACAGGAACACACGATAACAATACAGTTCTTGGTTGGTACCGTAATGAAATCGACGATCCAACTCGTGAGTATATGGCGCGTTACACCAACCGTAAAGAGTACGAGACAGTGCCACACGCAATGCTTCGCACAGTCTTTTCATCCGTTAGCTTCATGGCCATTGCAACGATGCAAGATTTGCTAGAACTAGATGAGTCAGCTCGTATGAACTTCCCATCTACTCTTGGCGGAAACTGGTCATGGCGTATGACAGCAGACCAACTCACACCAGCTGTTGAAGAAACTTTGCTTGACTTGACTACAATTTATCGCCGAATCAATGAAAATTTGGTAGAATTAAAGAAATAA
- a CDS encoding extracellular solute-binding protein: MSSKFMKSAAVLGTATLASLLLVACGSKSADKAADTSSSEAQELTFYVEDQYKAFAESAAKAYEKESGVKVTIKTGDQMGGLDNLSLDNQSGKAADVMMAPYDRVGSLGTDGQLSEVTLSDGAKTDDKTKSLVTVGGKVYGAPAVIESLVLYYNKDLLKEAPKTFADLENLAKDSKYAFAGEDGKTTAFLADWTNFYYSYGLLAGNGAYVFGQNGKDPKDIGLANEGAITAINYAKSWYEKWPKGMQDTEGAPNLIQTQFQEGKTAAIIDGPWKAQAFKDAKVNYGVATIPTLPNGKNYETFGGGKAWVIPASTKNLEGAQKFVDFLVSTEQQKAFYDATNEIPANTEARTYAEGKKDELTTAVIEQFKNAQPMPNISQMSAVWDPAKTMLFEAVSGKKDAKTAANDAVTLIKETIKQKFGE; encoded by the coding sequence ATGTCATCTAAATTCATGAAGAGCGCTGCTGTGCTCGGAACTGCTACTCTCGCTAGCTTGCTCTTGGTAGCTTGCGGAAGCAAATCTGCTGACAAAGCAGCTGATACTAGCTCTTCAGAAGCACAAGAACTCACTTTCTACGTTGAAGACCAATATAAAGCCTTCGCTGAATCAGCTGCAAAAGCTTATGAAAAAGAATCTGGCGTAAAAGTTACTATCAAAACAGGTGACCAAATGGGTGGTCTTGATAACCTTTCACTTGACAACCAATCTGGTAAGGCTGCTGATGTTATGATGGCTCCATACGACCGTGTAGGTAGCCTTGGTACTGACGGACAACTTTCAGAAGTTACTCTTAGTGATGGTGCAAAGACCGATGACAAAACAAAATCTCTTGTAACTGTTGGTGGTAAAGTATATGGTGCTCCAGCCGTTATCGAATCACTCGTTTTGTACTACAATAAAGACTTGCTAAAAGAAGCTCCTAAAACTTTTGCTGATTTAGAAAACCTTGCTAAAGATAGCAAATACGCTTTTGCTGGTGAAGATGGTAAAACTACTGCCTTCCTAGCTGACTGGACAAACTTCTACTACTCATACGGACTTCTTGCTGGTAACGGTGCTTACGTATTCGGCCAAAATGGTAAAGATCCTAAAGATATCGGACTTGCAAACGAAGGTGCCATCACAGCTATCAACTACGCTAAATCTTGGTACGAAAAATGGCCAAAAGGTATGCAAGATACTGAAGGAGCTCCAAACTTAATTCAAACTCAATTCCAAGAAGGTAAAACTGCTGCTATCATCGATGGTCCTTGGAAAGCTCAAGCATTCAAAGATGCTAAAGTAAACTACGGTGTTGCGACTATCCCAACTCTTCCAAACGGTAAAAACTACGAAACATTTGGTGGTGGTAAAGCTTGGGTTATCCCAGCAAGCACTAAGAACCTTGAAGGAGCTCAAAAATTTGTAGACTTCCTTGTATCAACTGAACAACAAAAAGCGTTCTACGACGCTACAAATGAAATCCCAGCCAACACTGAAGCTCGCACTTATGCTGAAGGCAAAAAAGATGAGTTGACAACAGCCGTGATTGAACAGTTCAAGAACGCTCAACCAATGCCAAACATCTCACAAATGTCAGCTGTTTGGGACCCAGCTAAAACAATGCTCTTTGAAGCTGTAAGTGGTAAGAAAGATGCGAAAACAGCTGCTAACGATGCTGTAACATTGATCAAGGAAACAATCAAACAAAAATTTGGTGAATAA
- a CDS encoding sugar ABC transporter permease, whose protein sequence is MEKQQPRKAALLSIIPGLGQIYNKQKAKGFIFLGVTVLFVLYFLTLASPELSNLITLGDKPGRDNSLFMLIRGAFHSIFVVVYLLFYIFNIKDAHTTAKRINNGIPVARTFKDMVKGVYENGFPYLLIIPSYVAMTFAIIFPVIVTLMIAFTNYDFQHLPPNKLLDWVGLTNFTNIWSLSTFRSAFGSVLSWTIIWALAASTLQIVIGIFTAIIANQPFIKGKRIFGVIFLLPWAVPAFITILTFSNMFNDSVGAINTQVLPLLSKVLPFLDGALIPWKTNPTWTKVALIMMQGWLGFPYIYVLTLGILQSIPNDLYEAAYIDGANAWQKFRNITFPMILAVAAPTLISQYTFNFNNFSIMYLFNGGGPGTVGGGAGSTDILISWIYRLTTGTSPQYSMAAAVTLIISIIVISISMIAFKKLHAFDMEDV, encoded by the coding sequence ATGGAAAAACAACAGCCTCGCAAAGCAGCCTTGCTGTCAATCATTCCTGGTTTAGGACAAATCTATAACAAACAAAAAGCTAAAGGATTTATTTTCCTTGGTGTTACTGTTTTATTTGTTCTGTATTTTCTAACACTTGCAAGCCCTGAATTGAGCAATTTGATCACACTTGGTGACAAACCTGGTCGTGACAATTCACTTTTCATGCTGATTCGTGGTGCTTTTCACTCTATCTTTGTTGTCGTTTACTTACTCTTTTATATCTTTAATATCAAAGATGCACATACGACTGCTAAACGTATCAACAACGGTATTCCTGTAGCTCGTACCTTCAAGGATATGGTTAAGGGCGTTTATGAAAATGGGTTCCCATACCTTTTAATCATCCCATCGTATGTAGCGATGACATTTGCGATTATCTTCCCTGTTATCGTAACCTTGATGATCGCCTTTACCAACTATGACTTCCAACACTTGCCACCAAACAAATTGTTGGACTGGGTTGGTTTGACGAACTTCACAAACATCTGGAGCTTGAGCACCTTCCGTTCAGCCTTTGGTTCTGTTCTTTCTTGGACCATTATCTGGGCCTTGGCTGCTTCTACTTTGCAGATTGTCATTGGTATCTTTACAGCCATCATTGCCAACCAACCATTTATCAAAGGAAAACGTATCTTTGGTGTTATTTTCCTTCTTCCTTGGGCAGTTCCAGCCTTCATCACTATCTTGACATTCTCAAACATGTTTAATGATAGTGTCGGTGCCATCAACACCCAAGTCTTGCCTCTTTTGTCTAAGGTTCTTCCTTTCCTAGATGGAGCTCTTATCCCTTGGAAAACAAATCCAACTTGGACGAAGGTTGCCTTGATTATGATGCAAGGTTGGCTAGGATTCCCATACATTTACGTTTTGACTTTGGGTATCTTGCAGTCTATTCCTAACGACCTCTACGAAGCGGCTTACATCGATGGGGCCAATGCTTGGCAAAAATTCCGCAACATCACTTTCCCTATGATTTTGGCTGTTGCAGCACCAACATTGATCAGCCAATACACCTTCAACTTTAACAACTTCTCTATCATGTATCTCTTTAATGGTGGAGGGCCTGGTACTGTCGGAGGCGGAGCCGGTTCAACTGATATCTTGATTTCATGGATTTACCGTTTGACAACAGGTACATCTCCTCAATACTCTATGGCGGCAGCTGTTACCTTAATTATCTCAATCATTGTCATCTCTATCTCTATGATCGCATTCAAGAAACTACACGCATTTGATATGGAGGACGTCTAA
- a CDS encoding sugar ABC transporter permease — protein MNNSIKLKRRLTQTLTYLYLIGLSIVIIYPLLITIMSAFKAGNVAAFKLDTNIDFNFDNFKGLFTETLYGTWYLNTLIIALITMVVQTSIIVLAGYAYSRYNFLARKQSLVFFLIIQMVPTMAALTAFFVMALMLNALNHSWFLIFLYVGGGIPMNAWLMKGYFDTVPMSLDESAKLDGAGHFRRFWQIVLPLVRPMVAVQALWAFMGPFGDYILSSFLLREKEYFTVAVGLQTFVSNVKNMKIAYFSAGAILIALPICILFFFLQKNFVSGLTSGGDKG, from the coding sequence ATGAATAACTCAATCAAACTCAAACGTAGACTGACTCAAACCCTCACTTACCTCTACTTGATTGGCCTATCAATCGTGATTATCTATCCACTTTTGATTACCATCATGTCAGCCTTTAAAGCAGGTAACGTCGCAGCCTTTAAACTCGATACCAACATCGACTTCAATTTTGATAACTTTAAAGGACTCTTTACTGAAACCTTATACGGCACTTGGTATCTCAATACCTTGATTATCGCCTTGATTACCATGGTTGTTCAAACAAGTATCATCGTACTGGCTGGTTATGCCTACAGCCGATACAACTTCTTGGCTCGTAAGCAAAGTTTGGTCTTCTTCTTGATCATTCAAATGGTGCCAACCATGGCCGCATTGACCGCCTTCTTCGTTATGGCGCTTATGTTGAACGCTCTTAACCATAGCTGGTTCCTCATCTTCCTCTACGTCGGAGGAGGTATTCCGATGAATGCTTGGCTCATGAAAGGTTACTTCGATACCGTGCCAATGTCTCTTGACGAATCTGCGAAACTAGATGGTGCAGGACACTTCCGTCGCTTCTGGCAAATCGTTCTCCCTCTTGTTCGCCCAATGGTGGCTGTACAAGCTCTTTGGGCCTTCATGGGACCTTTCGGGGATTATATCCTCTCTAGTTTCTTGCTTCGTGAGAAAGAATACTTTACTGTTGCCGTTGGTCTCCAAACCTTCGTTAGCAATGTGAAAAACATGAAGATTGCCTACTTCTCAGCAGGTGCTATCCTCATCGCCCTTCCAATCTGTATTCTCTTCTTCTTCCTACAAAAGAACTTTGTTTCAGGACTTACAAGTGGTGGCGACAAGGGATAA
- a CDS encoding DUF1189 domain-containing protein — MLPYPFSYFSSIWGFRKPLSKRFGLNWFQLFFTSIFLISLSMIPIAIQNSSQETYPLDTFIDNVYTPLTDEAIMDLSENTQIVDGKLNYSGTKNQQPSLLLGPSQSKELPKDLQLHFDTEELVISKESKELTRIRYHAIQTESFQSKEDLTQAISKDWYQQNRVYISLFLVLGASFLFGLNFFIVSLGASFLLYITKKSRLFSFRTFKECYHFILNCLGLPTLITLILGLFGQNMSTLITVQNILFVLYLVTIFYKTHFRDPDYHK; from the coding sequence ATGCTTCCATATCCATTCTCGTATTTCTCTAGTATCTGGGGATTTCGTAAGCCCCTATCAAAACGTTTCGGACTTAACTGGTTTCAGCTTTTCTTTACTAGCATTTTCCTCATCAGTTTGTCCATGATTCCGATTGCCATTCAAAACAGCTCACAGGAAACGTACCCACTGGATACCTTTATCGACAATGTCTACACTCCACTGACAGATGAAGCCATCATGGACTTGTCAGAGAATACACAAATCGTAGATGGAAAGCTGAACTACTCAGGTACGAAGAATCAGCAACCTTCTCTTTTGCTTGGTCCAAGCCAAAGCAAAGAACTGCCAAAGGACTTACAACTTCATTTTGATACGGAAGAACTTGTCATCAGCAAGGAAAGTAAAGAGCTGACTCGTATTCGCTACCACGCGATTCAAACGGAGAGTTTCCAGAGCAAGGAAGATTTAACCCAGGCCATTTCTAAAGACTGGTACCAACAAAACCGGGTCTATATCAGTCTCTTTCTCGTTCTTGGTGCAAGCTTCCTCTTTGGATTAAATTTCTTCATTGTCTCTCTTGGGGCTAGCTTTCTCCTTTATATCACAAAAAAATCACGCCTCTTTTCATTTAGGACCTTTAAAGAGTGCTATCATTTTATCTTGAACTGTTTAGGATTACCAACTCTGATTACGCTTATTTTGGGACTTTTTGGCCAAAATATGTCAACCCTTATCACTGTACAAAACATTCTTTTTGTTCTTTATCTGGTCACTATTTTTTACAAGACACATTTCCGTGATCCAGATTACCATAAATAG
- a CDS encoding LacI family DNA-binding transcriptional regulator, translating into MPVTIKDVAKAAGVSPSTVTRVIQNKSTISDETKKRVRKAMKELNYHPNLNARSLVSSYTQVIGLVLPDDSDAFYQNPFFPSVLRGIAQVASENHYAIQIATGKDEKERLNAISQMVYGKRVDGLIFLYAEEEDPLVKLVADEQFPFLILGKSTSPFIPLVDNDNVQAGFDATEYFIKKGCKRIAFIGGTKRLFVTQDRLTGYESALKQHQLPIDTNLTYFATEFLEEKGYQFSELLFNHDPQIDAIITTDSLLAEGVCDYISKHQLKVPVLSFDSVNPRLDLVAYVDINSLELGRTSFETILQIINDAKNNRQICYRQLIAHKIIEK; encoded by the coding sequence ATGCCCGTGACGATTAAAGATGTGGCTAAGGCAGCAGGTGTCTCACCTTCAACTGTTACCCGCGTCATTCAAAATAAATCAACGATTAGTGATGAAACCAAAAAACGAGTTCGTAAGGCTATGAAGGAACTCAACTACCATCCCAACCTCAATGCTCGCAGTCTAGTTAGCAGCTATACTCAGGTTATCGGCCTGGTGCTTCCTGATGACTCGGATGCCTTTTACCAAAACCCTTTCTTCCCATCTGTCCTTCGAGGGATCGCCCAAGTCGCGTCTGAAAACCACTACGCTATTCAGATTGCAACAGGGAAAGATGAGAAAGAACGTCTCAATGCGATTTCTCAGATGGTTTATGGCAAGCGTGTTGACGGTTTGATTTTCCTCTACGCCGAGGAAGAAGACCCTCTGGTCAAACTGGTAGCCGATGAGCAGTTCCCTTTCCTCATTCTCGGGAAATCTACTTCACCTTTTATCCCTCTTGTTGATAATGACAATGTACAAGCTGGCTTTGATGCGACAGAGTATTTCATCAAAAAAGGATGCAAACGAATTGCCTTTATCGGGGGTACAAAGCGACTCTTCGTAACGCAAGATCGTCTAACTGGCTATGAGTCCGCACTCAAACAACACCAACTTCCAATTGATACCAACTTAACCTACTTTGCGACCGAATTTCTAGAAGAAAAAGGTTATCAGTTCAGTGAACTCCTGTTCAATCACGATCCGCAGATTGATGCTATCATCACAACTGACAGCCTCCTAGCGGAAGGAGTTTGTGACTACATCAGCAAGCATCAGTTAAAGGTTCCTGTCTTGAGTTTCGACTCTGTCAATCCTCGACTTGACCTCGTAGCTTATGTCGATATCAATAGTCTAGAACTTGGGCGGACATCATTTGAGACGATTTTACAGATCATCAATGACGCAAAAAATAACAGACAAATCTGTTACCGCCAGTTGATTGCCCACAAAATTATCGAAAAATAA
- a CDS encoding YitT family protein: MKQAKRIKRWRYYLRRFAYQIKILRVLQSISREKYDEKVSASLVYGFLSAVAVNFFFQPGHVYSSGATGLAQIISALSNHWFGFYIPISLTFYAINFPLMILAWYQIGHKFTVFTFITVSMSSLFIQIVPVVTLTEDPIINALFGGVVMGLGIGFALRNNISSGGTDIVSLTIRKKTGRNVGSISFLVNGTIMLIAGLTFGWKYALYSMITIFVSSRVTDAVFTKQKRMQAMIVTNNPNKVIAKIHKKLHRGATMIHDAEGTYNHERKAVLITVITRAEFNDFKHIMKQVDPTAFVSVSENVHILGRFVETDN, translated from the coding sequence ATGAAACAAGCAAAACGAATTAAGCGGTGGCGCTATTATCTGCGCCGCTTTGCTTATCAGATAAAAATCTTACGAGTTTTACAAAGTATCTCTCGGGAAAAATATGATGAGAAAGTCTCGGCTTCTCTGGTTTATGGCTTTTTGTCAGCAGTAGCAGTCAATTTCTTTTTTCAACCAGGACACGTTTACTCCAGCGGCGCGACGGGTCTGGCACAGATTATCTCTGCCTTGAGTAATCACTGGTTTGGGTTTTACATTCCGATATCGCTAACCTTTTATGCTATTAATTTTCCGTTAATGATTTTGGCTTGGTATCAAATTGGACATAAATTTACGGTCTTTACTTTTATCACAGTATCCATGAGTTCCCTCTTTATCCAGATTGTACCAGTTGTGACCTTGACAGAGGATCCCATTATCAATGCCCTTTTTGGGGGTGTTGTCATGGGCTTGGGGATTGGTTTTGCACTCCGTAACAATATTTCTAGCGGAGGTACAGATATCGTCAGTCTCACCATTCGAAAGAAAACAGGGAGAAATGTCGGCAGTATTTCTTTCTTAGTGAATGGGACCATTATGCTGATAGCAGGATTGACCTTTGGTTGGAAATACGCCCTCTACTCTATGATTACCATCTTTGTATCTAGCCGTGTGACGGATGCGGTCTTTACCAAGCAAAAACGCATGCAGGCCATGATTGTGACCAATAATCCTAACAAGGTAATCGCAAAAATCCATAAAAAATTGCACCGCGGAGCAACCATGATCCACGATGCAGAAGGAACTTATAATCATGAGAGAAAAGCAGTCTTGATTACGGTTATCACACGAGCAGAGTTTAATGATTTTAAACACATCATGAAACAGGTTGATCCGACAGCCTTTGTCTCTGTATCTGAAAATGTCCATATCTTAGGACGATTCGTAGAAACAGACAATTAA
- the aspS gene encoding aspartate--tRNA ligase: MKRSMYAGRVREEHIGQEMTLKGWVGRRRDLGGLIFIDLRDREGIMQLVINPEKVSAEVMATAESLRSEFVIEVTGQVAAREQANDKLPTGAVELNVTALAVLNTAKTTPFEIKDGIEANDDTRLRYRYLDLRRPEMLENLKLRAKVTHSIRNYLDELEFIDVETPFLSKSTPEGARDYLVPSRVNKGHFYALPQSPQITKQLLMNAGFDRYYQIVKCFRDEDLRGDRQPEFTQVDLETSFLTEQEIQDITEGLIARVMKETKGIEVTLPFPRMKYDDAMALYGSDKPDTRFDMLLQDLTEVVKGVDFKVFSEAPAVKAIVVKGAADNYSRKDIDKMTEVAKQYGAKGLAWVKVVDGELNGPVAKFLTEIQADLTAALGLEDKDLVLFVADTLEVANATLGALRGRIAKELDLIDNDKFNFLWVVDWPMFEWSEEEGRYMSAHHPFTLPQEETAHELEGDLAKVRAIAYDIVLNGYELGGGSLRINQKDLQERMFKALGFSAEEANDQFGFLLEAMDYGFPPHGGLAIGLDRFVMLLAGEENIREVIAFPKNNKATDPMTQAPSTVALKQLEELSLQVEEDETSKTN; the protein is encoded by the coding sequence ATGAAACGTAGTATGTATGCTGGTCGTGTTCGTGAGGAACACATCGGACAAGAAATGACCTTGAAAGGATGGGTTGGCCGTCGTCGTGACCTAGGGGGCTTGATTTTTATTGATCTTCGTGACCGTGAAGGGATCATGCAGTTGGTTATCAATCCTGAAAAAGTATCTGCAGAGGTTATGGCAACAGCTGAAAGCCTTCGTAGCGAATTTGTCATTGAGGTGACTGGACAAGTCGCTGCGCGTGAGCAAGCTAATGATAAATTGCCAACGGGTGCAGTTGAGTTGAACGTGACAGCTTTGGCAGTACTTAATACAGCTAAAACAACGCCTTTTGAGATTAAGGATGGGATTGAGGCCAATGACGATACACGTTTGCGTTACCGTTACCTTGACCTTCGTCGTCCAGAGATGTTGGAAAATCTTAAACTTCGTGCTAAGGTGACCCACTCAATCCGTAATTACTTGGATGAGTTGGAGTTTATCGATGTGGAGACGCCGTTCCTTTCTAAATCAACGCCAGAAGGGGCGCGTGACTATTTGGTACCATCTCGTGTCAATAAAGGGCATTTCTACGCTCTTCCTCAGAGTCCACAGATTACAAAACAGTTGTTGATGAATGCTGGTTTTGACCGTTACTATCAAATCGTTAAATGTTTCCGTGATGAGGACTTGCGTGGAGACCGCCAGCCTGAGTTTACCCAGGTCGACTTGGAAACTTCCTTCCTTACGGAGCAAGAAATCCAAGATATTACAGAAGGCTTGATTGCGCGCGTGATGAAGGAAACAAAAGGGATTGAAGTAACCCTTCCCTTCCCACGTATGAAGTACGATGATGCCATGGCTCTTTACGGTTCTGACAAGCCTGATACTCGTTTTGACATGTTGCTTCAGGACTTGACAGAAGTGGTCAAAGGTGTAGACTTCAAAGTCTTTTCAGAAGCACCTGCTGTTAAAGCTATTGTAGTCAAAGGCGCAGCGGACAACTACTCACGTAAAGACATCGACAAGATGACCGAAGTAGCCAAACAGTACGGAGCCAAAGGTCTTGCTTGGGTCAAGGTAGTTGATGGAGAATTAAATGGACCAGTTGCCAAGTTCTTGACTGAGATCCAAGCAGATTTGACTGCAGCACTTGGTCTTGAAGATAAGGATTTGGTTCTATTTGTGGCAGATACGCTTGAAGTGGCCAATGCAACACTAGGCGCCCTTCGTGGCCGTATCGCCAAAGAGCTTGACTTGATTGATAACGATAAATTCAACTTCCTTTGGGTGGTTGATTGGCCAATGTTTGAATGGTCTGAAGAAGAAGGTCGTTACATGAGTGCCCACCATCCGTTCACTCTTCCACAGGAAGAAACCGCTCACGAATTAGAAGGTGATTTGGCTAAGGTTCGTGCCATTGCTTACGATATCGTCTTGAATGGTTATGAGCTTGGTGGTGGTAGTCTTCGTATCAACCAAAAAGACCTTCAAGAACGCATGTTTAAGGCTCTTGGTTTCTCAGCTGAAGAAGCAAATGACCAGTTTGGCTTCCTTCTTGAAGCCATGGACTATGGTTTCCCACCCCACGGTGGCTTGGCTATTGGACTTGACCGTTTTGTGATGCTCTTAGCAGGAGAAGAAAATATTCGTGAAGTCATTGCCTTTCCTAAGAACAATAAGGCAACCGACCCAATGACACAAGCTCCATCAACAGTCGCTCTCAAACAACTAGAGGAACTCAGCTTACAAGTAGAAGAAGATGAAACAAGCAAAACGAATTAA
- a CDS encoding CPBP family intramembrane glutamic endopeptidase, with protein sequence MNLLKNLGWFLLAVLSFFFGYGLVQSMALSALDLGASIFGVLPLYIVLSGAYVYGVYRWYQTEKVSIQTTAFNRYIWLPTLVLLVAIIAQFFLPEDPSVNQQIVSQLTVAQPVFGFFMVVVFAPLTEELIFRGMLARYLFPKQNNGKQTALFLLVSSVLFALIHFPGTLQQFLVYASLGLSLGLAYVSRKGLLYSISLHALNNLIGFLMILML encoded by the coding sequence ATGAACTTACTTAAAAATCTTGGCTGGTTTCTTCTAGCTGTTCTATCCTTTTTCTTTGGCTATGGTCTGGTTCAGAGCATGGCTCTCTCAGCGCTTGATCTGGGGGCTTCAATCTTTGGAGTCTTGCCACTCTATATCGTCCTGTCAGGGGCCTATGTTTATGGAGTTTACAGATGGTATCAGACAGAAAAGGTTAGCATCCAGACAACAGCTTTTAATCGTTATATCTGGTTGCCAACCCTGGTTTTGCTAGTGGCGATTATAGCCCAGTTCTTTTTGCCAGAAGATCCGTCAGTCAATCAACAAATCGTATCACAATTGACAGTTGCTCAGCCTGTCTTTGGTTTCTTTATGGTAGTGGTTTTTGCTCCTCTGACGGAAGAACTCATATTTAGAGGGATGCTGGCGCGCTATCTCTTTCCTAAGCAGAACAACGGCAAACAGACAGCTCTGTTTCTCCTCGTATCGAGTGTGCTTTTTGCCTTGATTCATTTTCCAGGGACTTTGCAACAATTTTTAGTCTATGCTAGTCTGGGATTGAGTTTGGGTCTGGCTTATGTGAGCCGAAAAGGTCTTCTTTACAGCATTTCTCTCCACGCTTTGAATAATTTAATCGGCTTTTTGATGATTCTCATGCTATAA